From the genome of Gracilibacillus salitolerans, one region includes:
- a CDS encoding nucleotidyltransferase domain-containing protein has translation MNNQSKWRLDFATQLHSKLRHFSGVHAILVGGSVARGYSDVYSDLELILYWDEYPCEDTKYSIINDLNAKFSYPKLDHGHESALLINGFPVDLWHRTIAEEEITMNKVLHEYSLDLNANNTLDTIRNGIPLYGKNLMQKWKKDVTKYPEELSIQFLEEYLPHFHLRQLNFAVHRDNPTAIYAMISAIQSSLFLILLALNQSYFPTYKWIYKRLYELAYVPTQIESKLRNIYKLEPLEALEQLHSILTETLTMVEEMFPQVNTAFAKYGLDQKIPKPYYHAPL, from the coding sequence ATGAATAATCAATCAAAATGGAGACTAGATTTTGCTACACAACTTCATTCCAAACTACGTCATTTTTCAGGGGTTCACGCTATACTTGTTGGAGGTTCTGTTGCACGAGGTTATTCCGATGTATATTCAGATCTGGAACTGATTCTATACTGGGATGAATATCCATGTGAGGATACAAAATATTCGATTATTAATGACTTAAACGCTAAATTTAGCTACCCTAAATTAGATCATGGGCATGAAAGTGCTTTACTGATAAACGGATTTCCTGTTGATCTTTGGCATAGAACGATTGCTGAAGAAGAAATAACGATGAACAAAGTTTTGCATGAATATAGTTTGGATCTGAATGCAAATAACACACTAGATACCATTAGAAATGGAATTCCGTTGTATGGAAAAAATCTTATGCAAAAGTGGAAGAAGGATGTGACAAAGTATCCCGAAGAACTTTCTATTCAATTTTTAGAAGAGTATCTCCCTCATTTCCATCTTCGTCAACTGAATTTTGCGGTACATCGTGATAATCCAACAGCAATATACGCGATGATTAGTGCTATTCAATCTAGCTTATTTTTGATACTACTTGCTTTAAATCAATCTTATTTTCCCACTTATAAATGGATATATAAGAGGCTATATGAATTAGCTTATGTACCAACACAGATTGAATCAAAATTAAGAAATATCTATAAACTAGAACCACTTGAAGCGCTAGAACAACTTCATAGCATACTTACAGAAACGTTAACTATGGTCGAAGAAATGTTTCCTCAAGTGAACACAGCATTTGCTAAATATGGATTAGACCAAAAAATACCAAAGCCATACTATCATGCACCATTATGA
- a CDS encoding enolase C-terminal domain-like protein gives MGRSITIKNVRTILTAPAGVNLVVVIVETNEPELYGLGCATFTQRHRTVASAIDDYLKPFLVGKDPERIEDIWQSSMVSAYWRNGPVLNNAIAGVDMALWDIKGKLANMPVYQLLGGKCREAAAVYRHTDGRDMQEVGEKVLEMKEQGYRYVRCQLGGYGGRGHHMQSPENALSGKYYDPVTYAKSVPKLFDYLRANISEDLEFIHDIHERVSPIEAVRMAKELEQYRLFYLEDPLAPEHLEWFETLRNHSAIPIAMGELFVHPKEWTSLITNRLIDFIRCHISAIGGITPARKLAIIADNFGVKTAWHGPNDISPVGQAANIHLDLSSPNFGIQEWSAVNDQIREVFPGTPEIRGGYVYVTDKPGLGVEIDEEKARQYPCHDNLPEWTVSRITDGTIVRP, from the coding sequence TTGGGATGTGCTACTTTTACACAAAGACATCGAACAGTGGCGTCAGCCATTGATGATTATTTAAAGCCGTTTTTAGTTGGAAAAGACCCCGAACGTATTGAAGATATTTGGCAATCTTCAATGGTTAGTGCCTATTGGCGAAATGGCCCTGTTTTAAATAATGCAATTGCAGGAGTGGACATGGCGCTCTGGGATATTAAAGGGAAATTGGCTAACATGCCTGTATATCAGCTATTAGGAGGAAAATGTCGTGAAGCTGCTGCAGTATATCGACATACTGATGGACGAGATATGCAGGAAGTTGGAGAAAAAGTTTTAGAAATGAAGGAACAAGGATACCGGTATGTAAGATGTCAGCTTGGTGGATATGGTGGGAGAGGGCATCACATGCAATCGCCAGAGAATGCATTATCAGGCAAATACTATGATCCGGTTACCTACGCCAAAAGTGTTCCAAAGCTATTTGACTATCTACGGGCAAATATTAGTGAAGACTTAGAATTTATTCATGATATTCATGAGAGAGTTTCACCGATAGAAGCCGTTCGGATGGCCAAAGAATTAGAACAATATCGATTGTTTTATTTAGAAGACCCACTAGCTCCAGAACATTTAGAATGGTTCGAAACATTAAGAAATCATAGTGCTATCCCTATCGCGATGGGAGAACTATTTGTACATCCAAAAGAGTGGACATCATTAATTACGAATAGATTAATAGATTTCATTAGGTGCCATATTAGTGCAATTGGTGGAATCACCCCTGCGAGAAAACTAGCGATAATAGCAGATAATTTTGGTGTGAAAACAGCATGGCATGGTCCGAATGATATTTCTCCAGTTGGTCAAGCAGCGAATATCCACTTAGATTTGAGTAGTCCTAATTTCGGTATTCAAGAATGGAGTGCTGTAAATGACCAAATACGTGAAGTTTTCCCTGGGACGCCGGAAATTCGAGGTGGTTATGTGTATGTAACAGATAAACCAGGACTAGGAGTAGAAATTGATGAGGAAAAAGCAAGACAATACCCTTGTCATGATAACCTACCTGAATGGACGGTGTCTCGCATTACAGACGGCACTATCGTTCGACCGTAG
- a CDS encoding AraC family transcriptional regulator produces the protein MCKGIGGQQCTVQTGNLFIFNKNVSHQEFIDRNRSFKALFLGFCSLQIKGLPDNHLIDEKEKPILQLEEEVSDFQHLILQIIHEIQSDLPESNIITNGLLSALIGRLIQQFHHQPNSVNKRKYSSSKNSILTVKKLIEQRYKENWTLDRLAKKVYLSPHHLCRQFKQKTGWSPGQYLIYRRMEVAKYLLSSTNYTMEQIASQIGYKSDTHFHQVFKKNTGITPGHFRVLKRGYIPSKE, from the coding sequence TTGTGTAAAGGGATTGGAGGTCAGCAATGTACCGTACAAACAGGAAATCTCTTTATTTTCAACAAAAATGTTTCCCATCAGGAGTTTATTGATAGAAATCGTTCATTTAAAGCTTTGTTTTTAGGTTTTTGTTCCTTACAAATCAAAGGTTTACCTGACAATCATCTTATTGATGAGAAAGAAAAACCTATTCTACAATTAGAAGAAGAGGTTTCAGATTTTCAACATCTTATACTTCAAATCATCCATGAAATACAGAGTGATTTGCCAGAATCGAACATTATTACGAATGGCTTGTTATCCGCACTTATTGGACGGCTTATTCAACAATTTCACCATCAACCTAACAGTGTCAATAAAAGAAAATATTCATCTTCCAAAAATTCAATTTTAACTGTGAAAAAGTTGATTGAACAAAGATATAAAGAAAATTGGACATTGGACAGGTTAGCAAAAAAAGTATATTTGAGCCCACATCATTTATGTCGTCAGTTCAAACAAAAAACTGGCTGGTCACCTGGTCAATACCTGATTTACAGACGGATGGAAGTAGCTAAATATCTATTGTCTTCGACTAATTACACAATGGAACAGATAGCAAGCCAAATTGGCTACAAAAGCGACACACACTTTCATCAAGTATTCAAAAAGAATACAGGTATCACACCAGGACATTTCAGAGTGTTAAAAAGAGGTTATATACCATCAAAGGAATAA
- the nagA gene encoding N-acetylglucosamine-6-phosphate deacetylase, translating into MAKQRIIHANIVLEKEIWKNGSVLIDNGTIIEVSDNNDVSENVTIIDAKNKLLIPGMVDVHIHGANGFDMMDGTTESVQEVSKQCAKTGCTSFLATSVTSSLDALEEMIDSVKKVKGQEQGASIAGIHLEGPYLNEKRKGMQNQKYLREPNVSEIDKLLVRAESFIKMVTVAPELDGGLELVKYLVEKEVIVAIAHSDATYEEAKEAFQHGASHVTHCFNAMSPIHHRKPGVVTAAFEQEHVSLQAIVDNVHLHPAIVRLMHRIKGSEKLVLITDALQAMGLGDGQYHFGGHHVTVKDGIATLSDGTLASSTVTMNQALKKTFENGVPLVDAVRMAATTPAELLGLMRKGKIAEGYDADLVLLDEDFHVSKTMKEGHIISL; encoded by the coding sequence ATGGCGAAACAACGAATTATCCATGCAAATATTGTGTTGGAAAAAGAAATATGGAAGAATGGATCGGTCTTAATAGATAATGGAACCATTATAGAGGTTAGTGATAACAATGATGTGTCAGAGAACGTAACGATAATAGATGCCAAGAATAAATTATTAATTCCTGGCATGGTGGATGTGCATATCCATGGGGCTAATGGATTTGATATGATGGATGGAACAACAGAGAGTGTTCAGGAAGTATCCAAGCAATGTGCCAAAACAGGGTGTACATCCTTTTTGGCTACGTCAGTAACTTCATCCCTGGATGCATTAGAAGAGATGATAGATTCAGTGAAAAAAGTGAAGGGACAAGAGCAAGGAGCAAGTATTGCAGGCATACATCTAGAGGGTCCTTACTTAAATGAAAAACGCAAAGGCATGCAAAATCAAAAATATTTAAGGGAACCAAACGTATCTGAAATCGATAAACTATTAGTCCGTGCGGAATCGTTCATTAAAATGGTAACCGTAGCTCCTGAGTTAGATGGTGGTTTAGAATTAGTCAAATATTTAGTGGAGAAAGAAGTAATCGTTGCGATTGCACATTCAGATGCAACGTATGAGGAAGCAAAGGAAGCATTTCAGCATGGAGCAAGTCATGTGACACATTGTTTTAATGCTATGTCTCCTATTCATCACCGTAAACCTGGAGTTGTGACTGCTGCTTTTGAACAAGAGCATGTGAGTTTACAAGCAATTGTAGATAATGTACATTTACACCCTGCAATAGTCCGGTTAATGCATCGAATAAAAGGCTCAGAAAAGTTAGTACTTATTACTGATGCGTTGCAAGCAATGGGGCTAGGGGATGGTCAGTATCATTTTGGAGGTCATCATGTAACAGTCAAAGACGGAATAGCAACATTAAGTGATGGCACACTGGCTTCTAGTACAGTCACCATGAACCAAGCACTTAAAAAAACCTTTGAAAATGGTGTACCACTTGTTGATGCGGTGAGAATGGCCGCTACAACTCCAGCAGAATTGCTGGGATTAATGCGTAAAGGAAAAATTGCAGAGGGTTATGATGCTGATTTAGTATTATTAGATGAAGATTTTCATGTAAGTAAAACGATGAAAGAAGGGCATATTATTTCATTGTAG